One segment of Aquimarina sp. BL5 DNA contains the following:
- a CDS encoding OmpA family protein — protein MKYLSRFLVASLLVLGFSTANAQDENNPWAVSIGVNAVDIFPTGGDLPIQGEIFDEFFNATDHWNILPSVSKLSVGRYIGDGFTFTAAGSVNKIDKLGETPDGTQVTADDLSYYAVDGTISYSLKNLLKSKWFDPYLGIGGGYTWVDEIGAGTLNGSFGLNLWLTENLAFNLQTTYKHVFEDYEVSNYPPTHFQHSAGITFAFGGKDTDGDGVFDKDDECIDVPGLAEFNGCPDTDGDGITDAKDDCPDTAGTAEFNGCPDTDGDGIADPKDDCPTVAGLANLNGCPDADGDGITDAKDGCPNEAGPAANNGCPYQDKDGDGVLDKDDNCPDVAGTVANNGCPEVTEEIQKTLNEYAAQVLFDSGKSTIKDQSTKVLNDIIGILKEYPTAKFVIEGHTDSQGREANNQKLSDSRANAVKTFLTSNGIDQFRLSAVGYGESRPVASNKTRAGRAQNRRVEINLVK, from the coding sequence ATGAAATATCTTAGCAGATTTTTAGTGGCTTCGTTATTAGTACTTGGGTTTAGTACTGCGAATGCACAGGATGAAAACAACCCTTGGGCAGTATCGATTGGCGTTAATGCTGTTGATATCTTTCCTACCGGAGGAGATTTACCTATACAAGGAGAAATCTTTGACGAGTTTTTTAACGCTACTGACCACTGGAACATTCTTCCATCCGTTTCTAAACTATCAGTTGGTAGATATATAGGAGATGGTTTTACATTTACCGCTGCTGGTTCGGTTAACAAAATTGATAAATTAGGAGAAACACCTGATGGAACTCAAGTTACTGCCGATGACTTATCTTATTATGCAGTAGATGGAACAATAAGCTATAGTCTTAAAAACCTTTTGAAATCTAAATGGTTCGATCCTTACTTAGGAATAGGTGGTGGATACACTTGGGTTGATGAAATTGGTGCAGGAACTCTTAATGGTTCTTTTGGACTTAACTTATGGTTAACTGAAAATTTAGCTTTCAATTTACAAACTACATATAAGCACGTATTCGAAGATTACGAGGTTAGTAACTACCCTCCAACTCACTTCCAACATTCTGCAGGGATTACTTTCGCTTTCGGAGGTAAAGATACAGATGGTGACGGTGTATTTGATAAAGACGATGAGTGTATCGACGTTCCTGGTTTAGCAGAATTTAACGGATGTCCTGATACTGATGGTGATGGAATTACTGATGCTAAAGATGACTGTCCTGATACTGCAGGTACTGCAGAATTTAATGGATGTCCTGATACAGACGGTGACGGAATCGCTGATCCTAAAGATGATTGTCCTACAGTTGCTGGTTTAGCTAACTTAAATGGATGTCCTGATGCTGATGGTGATGGAATCACTGACGCTAAAGACGGTTGTCCTAACGAAGCTGGTCCTGCTGCTAACAACGGATGTCCTTACCAAGATAAAGATGGTGACGGAGTATTAGACAAAGATGATAACTGTCCTGATGTTGCTGGTACTGTTGCTAACAACGGTTGTCCTGAAGTAACTGAAGAAATTCAGAAAACTTTAAATGAGTATGCTGCACAGGTATTATTTGACTCTGGTAAATCAACTATCAAAGATCAGTCTACTAAAGTATTAAATGATATCATTGGTATCCTTAAAGAATATCCTACTGCTAAATTTGTTATCGAAGGGCATACAGATAGTCAAGGTAGAGAAGCAAATAACCAAAAGCTTTCTGATTCTAGAGCAAACGCTGTTAAGACGTTCTTAACTAGTAATGGTATCGATCAGTTCAGATTGTCTGCTGTTGGTTATGGAGAGTCAAGACCAGTTGCATCTAACAAAACAAGAGCTGGTAGAGCACAAAACAGACGTGTAGAGATCAACTTAGTGAAGTAA
- a CDS encoding PD-(D/E)XK nuclease family protein has product MDSFLKEVVSEVQKKDHNVSELIFILPSKRAGLFLKKELLEKYAGQTFFAPIILSIEEFITQLSGLRQIDGTQTLFEFYETYLTTHTHLEKENLETFSSWAQTLVYDFNEIDRYCIDNESFFSYLSGIQDLNHWYLQKEKTELIQKYISFWNNLSDYYINFKTKLLEKKIGYQGLLYRKASENIEDYIKKNDQKHILVGFNALNNAEQVIFQSLLEANTAEVYWDVDTFFLENKYHEASLFLRDYKTQWNYYQEKPFKWIRDNFSSSKDIKLIGVPKNVGQAKLAGQILRSIPSASIEKTALVLADESLLLPVLNSLPETISSLNITMGLPLKDVPVASFFELLFKLHKATHSKGLYHKSVLEILNSQPSYWLLGSLTNQLITKISRENLIFISLEKLQNEASDAKSEVLDILFSPWNKASKAIEQCRKIVQLLKESLDKEKDSLELEYVYHFHLVFNKLLGLSTNYQYIKTISSLYHLYKDIINSETLDFRGEPFSGLQLMGMLESRCLDFETVIITSVNEGVLPAGKSMNSFIPYDLKRAYNLPTYKEKDAIYTYHFYRLIQRAKNVYLIYNTEDEGVGGGEKSRFLHQLEIDKIPSHQLSKYIASSEVPKLKNTPLVVEKNDAIIQKIKELALNGLSPSALTSYIRNPIDFYYKYVLGISESDQVEETIAANTLGTVIHNTLENLYKPLEDKFVSVEDITNMIALIDTEIKYHFRKEYSKLDITQGKNLLIFEVAKRYIYNFLKREEKMLKSGSQLKIIAIESNLKTELRIPELDFPVFIKGKVDRIDELDGQLRIIDYKTGKVIKSDVVLMDWDVITEDYKYSKAIQVLAYAYMQYNQQSLSEPFQAGIISFKNLKEGFLKFGTKTSVRGKVDYEITTEVFDEYLLQLKKLITEISTLEIPFTEKEV; this is encoded by the coding sequence GTGGATAGTTTTTTAAAAGAGGTTGTATCAGAAGTACAAAAAAAAGATCATAATGTAAGTGAGCTTATTTTTATACTACCTAGTAAAAGAGCAGGGCTTTTTCTTAAAAAGGAATTGCTAGAAAAGTATGCTGGTCAAACTTTTTTTGCCCCCATCATTCTTAGTATAGAGGAATTTATCACCCAGCTGTCTGGATTACGTCAGATTGATGGCACACAAACCTTATTCGAGTTTTACGAAACCTATCTTACAACACATACTCATTTAGAAAAAGAAAACTTAGAGACATTCAGTAGTTGGGCACAGACACTGGTGTATGATTTTAATGAAATCGATCGTTATTGTATTGATAATGAAAGTTTTTTTTCATACCTCTCCGGAATACAAGACTTAAATCATTGGTATCTTCAAAAAGAAAAAACTGAACTTATACAGAAGTACATTAGTTTTTGGAATAATCTATCTGATTATTACATTAATTTTAAAACCAAACTTCTAGAAAAGAAGATCGGTTATCAGGGATTATTATATAGAAAGGCCTCAGAGAATATAGAAGATTATATTAAGAAGAATGATCAGAAACATATTTTGGTGGGCTTTAATGCGCTTAATAATGCAGAACAAGTCATTTTTCAGTCCTTGTTAGAAGCTAATACTGCTGAGGTATATTGGGATGTGGATACCTTCTTTTTAGAAAACAAGTATCACGAAGCTTCTTTATTTCTAAGAGATTATAAAACTCAATGGAATTACTATCAGGAAAAACCATTTAAATGGATTAGGGATAATTTTTCTTCTTCGAAAGATATTAAACTAATTGGAGTTCCTAAAAATGTTGGTCAGGCTAAGTTGGCAGGTCAAATACTTAGATCGATTCCGTCTGCTAGTATTGAAAAAACTGCATTGGTATTGGCTGATGAATCATTGTTATTACCTGTTCTAAACTCCCTACCCGAAACGATTAGTTCACTTAATATTACGATGGGATTACCTCTGAAAGATGTCCCGGTAGCTTCGTTTTTTGAGCTGTTGTTTAAACTCCATAAAGCTACACACTCTAAAGGACTATATCATAAATCTGTGTTGGAGATTCTAAATAGTCAACCTAGTTATTGGTTATTAGGCTCTTTGACAAATCAATTGATTACAAAAATCTCTAGAGAAAATCTTATTTTCATTTCTTTAGAAAAATTACAAAACGAAGCTAGTGATGCAAAAAGTGAAGTTTTGGACATATTATTCTCTCCTTGGAACAAAGCGTCAAAAGCTATAGAACAATGCAGGAAAATAGTTCAGTTGTTAAAAGAAAGCTTAGATAAAGAAAAAGATTCATTAGAATTGGAATATGTGTATCATTTTCATCTTGTTTTTAATAAATTGTTGGGTCTTAGTACAAACTATCAATACATTAAAACAATATCTTCTTTATATCATTTATATAAAGATATTATTAACTCAGAGACATTAGATTTTAGAGGAGAACCATTTAGTGGATTGCAATTGATGGGGATGTTAGAGTCTCGTTGTTTAGATTTTGAAACTGTAATAATTACTTCTGTGAATGAAGGAGTACTTCCGGCAGGGAAAAGCATGAACTCTTTTATACCTTATGATTTGAAGAGAGCGTATAATCTCCCAACTTATAAAGAAAAGGATGCGATATATACATATCATTTTTATCGTTTAATTCAGAGAGCCAAAAATGTATATCTAATATACAATACAGAAGATGAAGGAGTCGGAGGTGGAGAGAAAAGTAGATTTTTACATCAGTTGGAAATAGATAAAATACCGTCACATCAATTATCTAAATATATAGCATCTTCTGAAGTGCCTAAGCTAAAAAACACTCCATTGGTTGTTGAAAAGAATGACGCTATAATTCAAAAAATCAAAGAGTTAGCGTTGAATGGATTATCTCCTTCTGCATTAACATCTTATATTAGAAACCCTATTGATTTTTACTATAAGTATGTATTAGGAATTAGTGAAAGTGATCAGGTAGAGGAAACTATTGCTGCAAACACCTTAGGAACAGTGATCCATAATACATTAGAAAACCTATATAAACCTTTAGAAGACAAATTTGTATCTGTAGAGGACATTACAAATATGATTGCTCTAATTGATACCGAAATCAAATACCATTTCCGGAAAGAGTATTCTAAATTGGATATTACACAAGGCAAAAACTTACTTATTTTCGAGGTGGCGAAAAGGTATATTTATAATTTTTTAAAAAGGGAAGAGAAGATGCTGAAATCAGGATCGCAATTGAAAATTATTGCTATAGAAAGCAATCTGAAAACAGAATTAAGGATTCCTGAGCTTGATTTCCCCGTTTTTATTAAGGGAAAAGTAGACCGAATTGATGAATTAGACGGGCAATTACGAATCATTGATTATAAAACTGGCAAAGTTATTAAAAGTGATGTAGTCTTAATGGACTGGGATGTGATTACAGAAGATTATAAGTATAGCAAAGCCATACAGGTATTAGCATATGCGTATATGCAATATAATCAACAATCACTATCAGAACCTTTTCAGGCAGGAATTATTTCTTTTAAAAATCTTAAAGAAGGGTTTCTAAAATTTGGAACTAAAACATCTGTAAGAGGAAAAGTAGATTATGAAATAACTACTGAAGTATTTGATGAATATTTACTACAACTAAAAAAACTAATAACAGAAATTTCTACCTTAGAAATTCCTTTTACAGAAAAAGAAGTATAG
- a CDS encoding superoxide dismutase — protein sequence MSFELPKLKYAFDALEPNIDARTMEIHHDKHHAGYTNKLNAAISGTDLDGKTIENILINLDKSNGAVRNNGGGYYNHSLFWEIMSPNGGGTPSGELGDAINTAFGSFDAFKEAFSNAAATQFGSGWAWLCVQEGGKVEVCATPNQDNPLMPGTGCGGTPILGLDVWEHAYYLNYQNRRPDYISAFFNVINWDEVSKRYAQGK from the coding sequence ATGTCATTTGAATTACCGAAATTAAAATATGCCTTTGACGCATTAGAACCTAACATAGATGCTCGTACAATGGAAATTCATCATGATAAACATCATGCTGGATATACTAATAAATTGAATGCTGCTATTTCTGGAACTGATCTCGACGGCAAAACTATAGAAAACATTCTTATTAATCTAGACAAATCTAATGGTGCTGTTAGAAACAATGGTGGTGGTTACTATAACCATAGTTTGTTCTGGGAAATTATGTCCCCTAATGGCGGTGGAACTCCTTCTGGTGAGCTTGGAGATGCTATTAATACTGCTTTTGGTTCTTTTGATGCATTCAAAGAGGCTTTTTCTAATGCTGCAGCAACACAATTTGGTTCTGGATGGGCTTGGTTATGCGTTCAGGAAGGTGGTAAAGTAGAAGTTTGTGCTACTCCAAACCAAGATAATCCATTAATGCCAGGTACTGGTTGTGGAGGAACTCCTATTTTAGGTCTTGATGTATGGGAACATGCTTATTACCTAAATTACCAAAATCGTCGTCCTGATTATATCTCTGCATTTTTTAATGTTATTAACTGGGATGAAGTTTCTAAAAGATATGCACAAGGAAAATAG
- a CDS encoding exodeoxyribonuclease V subunit beta, protein MNSQYPFTIYNAAAGAGKTYTLVKAYLVALLTGEYKDAYKNILAITFTNKAVAEMKTRVVENLVGIRSAETSPKYELLLNDIVQETGLEKQVVKQKADRILKSILHNYAAFDIVTIDTFTHRVIRTFAKDLGIPMNFEIEMDTESLIEESVDAVVAKVGEDAILTETIIDFALSKLEDDKSWDITIELNKVARLLFSENDRAHLNNLSDKTAEDFDELKNQLISKIKNQKEKIVKTSTDILNLITSNSLDHKDFFKSYIPLHFVKLSKKDFKINFSSAWRQNIETTDFYTKSLDPDKKGLIDSIRSPIEQAFLETKQQILDIKLYENIIKNLTPLSVLNVINKELQKIKKERSILLISEFNKIISEAIQDQPAPFIYERLGERYRDYFIDEFQDTSELQWNNIVPLIDNAISSETLSGKRGQLTIVGDAKQAIYRWRGGKAEQFINLSLDQNPFSVEEKQVLNLPRNYRSHQEIIKFNNDLFTLLSNDFSNDLHKKLYLLGNNQEYNDKKGGYVQLSFVEAKNVAEENEIYPERVYESVLELKEKGYLLNEICILTRKQKEGAVIADFLTEKGMSIISSETLLLKNDPRVRFIIDMLTWFVYPDELLSKTNVLHFITEKFSISEKHTFLKKLVFANKKTFCDEIKSLGVEFSFAQLDAKPLYEGVEYIINSFNLTSVSPAYVQFLLDVIFGYTQKHAEGIIGFLSYWDQKKDKLSIIAPEGEEAIQIMTIHKAKGLEFPCVIYPYANIDIYREIEPKTWLPVAKKDFSGFREIFVNYNKELSDYGVPAEKIVQERQSQLELDAFNLLYVALTRAEEQLYIISKAEINSKGEGNSSKFSGKFINYLMHIGAWHKEQLSYDFGNPEKPFRETVSANSKTKNITLTKFENSKKKRKVHIVTNSGKLWDTSQAAAIEKGNLIHELMSLIYSNKDLDRVVENAFETGMISFLDRETLYNELKMVLEHPELSKYFLEDKQVLNERGIISNGRIYRPDRVIIDAHGEAAIIDYKTGEHSASHGNQLEEYGLLLQKIGYKLSNRILVYFNEGITLKYI, encoded by the coding sequence TTGAATTCTCAATATCCTTTTACTATCTACAATGCAGCTGCAGGAGCAGGAAAGACGTATACCTTAGTTAAGGCGTATTTAGTTGCTCTTTTGACAGGAGAGTATAAGGATGCTTACAAAAATATTTTGGCAATTACCTTTACTAACAAAGCAGTTGCCGAAATGAAAACCAGAGTTGTAGAAAACCTGGTAGGCATTCGCAGCGCAGAAACTTCGCCCAAATACGAGTTGTTATTAAACGATATTGTCCAAGAAACAGGATTAGAGAAACAGGTAGTAAAACAAAAGGCAGACAGAATTCTTAAAAGTATTCTACACAATTATGCAGCTTTTGATATAGTCACCATTGATACTTTTACGCATAGGGTGATCCGAACATTTGCAAAGGATCTAGGAATTCCGATGAATTTTGAAATTGAAATGGATACAGAATCGTTAATTGAAGAATCTGTAGATGCGGTCGTAGCTAAAGTAGGAGAAGATGCGATCCTGACAGAAACAATTATTGATTTTGCCTTAAGTAAATTAGAAGATGATAAAAGTTGGGATATTACCATAGAGTTAAACAAAGTAGCCAGACTTCTCTTTAGTGAAAATGATAGAGCACACTTAAATAACCTATCTGATAAAACAGCAGAGGATTTTGATGAATTAAAAAATCAACTAATATCCAAAATCAAAAATCAAAAAGAAAAGATTGTAAAAACCTCTACAGATATTCTAAACCTTATCACAAGTAATTCTTTAGATCACAAGGATTTTTTTAAAAGTTACATTCCTCTTCACTTTGTAAAACTTTCTAAAAAAGATTTTAAAATAAATTTCTCTTCGGCGTGGAGACAAAATATCGAAACTACTGACTTTTACACAAAATCTCTCGATCCTGATAAAAAAGGATTGATAGATAGTATTCGGTCACCAATAGAACAAGCGTTTTTAGAAACAAAACAACAGATACTAGATATAAAGCTATATGAAAATATAATTAAGAATCTTACTCCTCTTTCTGTACTGAATGTTATTAATAAGGAGCTTCAGAAGATCAAAAAAGAAAGAAGTATCTTATTGATATCAGAATTTAATAAAATTATTAGCGAAGCTATTCAGGACCAACCCGCTCCCTTTATATATGAACGGTTAGGAGAACGGTACAGAGACTATTTTATAGATGAGTTTCAGGACACGTCAGAACTACAATGGAATAATATAGTTCCTCTTATAGACAACGCCATTTCTTCTGAAACCTTAAGCGGCAAAAGAGGACAGTTAACTATAGTTGGAGATGCTAAACAAGCCATTTATAGATGGCGAGGAGGAAAAGCAGAGCAGTTTATTAATCTTTCTTTAGATCAAAATCCATTTTCAGTTGAAGAAAAACAAGTGCTTAATTTACCAAGAAATTACCGAAGTCATCAAGAGATTATTAAGTTTAATAATGATCTATTTACTCTTTTATCAAATGACTTTAGTAATGATTTACATAAGAAACTATATTTATTAGGTAATAACCAAGAGTATAATGATAAAAAAGGCGGTTATGTACAGCTTTCTTTTGTAGAGGCTAAAAATGTAGCAGAGGAAAATGAAATATATCCCGAAAGAGTATATGAATCAGTGTTAGAGCTTAAGGAAAAAGGATATCTGCTAAATGAAATCTGTATTCTTACCAGAAAGCAAAAGGAAGGAGCTGTGATTGCAGATTTTCTTACTGAAAAAGGAATGTCTATTATCTCTTCTGAGACACTATTGCTTAAAAATGATCCAAGAGTACGTTTTATTATTGATATGCTTACCTGGTTTGTGTACCCAGATGAGTTGTTGTCCAAAACCAATGTTTTACATTTTATAACTGAAAAATTTTCAATATCGGAGAAACACACTTTTCTGAAAAAACTAGTATTTGCTAATAAGAAAACGTTTTGTGATGAAATTAAATCATTAGGAGTTGAATTTAGTTTTGCTCAATTGGATGCAAAACCTCTTTATGAAGGAGTAGAGTATATTATAAATAGTTTTAATCTTACATCAGTATCACCAGCATACGTGCAATTTCTTTTAGATGTAATATTTGGATATACCCAAAAACATGCCGAAGGTATTATCGGGTTTTTGTCTTATTGGGATCAGAAAAAGGATAAGCTTAGTATAATTGCGCCAGAAGGAGAAGAGGCAATTCAGATAATGACGATACATAAAGCTAAGGGCTTAGAGTTCCCGTGTGTTATCTATCCGTATGCAAACATTGATATTTATAGAGAAATAGAACCTAAAACCTGGTTACCAGTCGCAAAAAAGGACTTTAGTGGTTTCCGGGAGATATTTGTTAACTATAATAAGGAACTTTCGGATTATGGAGTGCCAGCAGAAAAAATCGTTCAGGAACGACAATCACAGTTAGAGTTAGATGCTTTTAACCTATTATATGTTGCTTTAACAAGAGCAGAAGAACAATTATATATTATTTCTAAAGCGGAAATAAATAGTAAAGGCGAAGGTAATTCAAGTAAATTTTCAGGAAAGTTCATTAATTATCTAATGCATATAGGTGCTTGGCATAAAGAACAATTATCATATGATTTTGGTAATCCAGAAAAACCTTTTAGAGAAACTGTATCTGCAAATTCCAAAACAAAGAATATAACACTTACTAAGTTTGAGAACTCCAAGAAAAAGCGTAAAGTGCATATTGTTACCAATTCAGGAAAACTTTGGGATACATCACAGGCAGCTGCCATAGAAAAAGGTAATCTAATTCATGAACTAATGTCCTTGATATATTCAAATAAAGATTTAGATAGAGTAGTAGAAAACGCTTTTGAAACTGGAATGATTAGTTTTTTAGATAGAGAAACACTTTATAATGAGTTAAAAATGGTTTTAGAGCATCCGGAGCTCTCTAAATATTTTTTAGAGGATAAACAAGTGTTAAATGAAAGGGGAATTATCTCAAACGGACGCATTTATAGACCAGATAGAGTTATAATTGATGCGCATGGAGAGGCTGCAATAATTGATTATAAAACAGGAGAACACAGTGCTTCGCACGGAAATCAATTAGAAGAATATGGCTTGCTTCTTCAGAAAATAGGATATAAACTAAGTAATAGGATATTGGTGTATTTTAATGAAGGTATTACTTTAAAATACATATAA
- a CDS encoding amidophosphoribosyltransferase — MSDALKHECGIAFIRLLKPLEYYKEKYGSAFYGVNKMYLMMEKQHNRGQDGAGFASIKLDTPPGERYISRVRSSESQPIQDIFSQINDRINKELVEHPEYADDVDLQKKNIPYIGEVLLGHVRYGTFGKNSVESVHPFLRQNNWMHRNLIVAGNFNMTNNNVLFDNLVRLGQHPKDHVDTVTVMEKIGHFLDSEVAKLYKKLKKEGYSKVDASPEIVERLNVVKILKKSSRDWDGGYAMAGMLGHGDAFVLRDPAGIRPAYYYQDDEVVVVASERPVIQTVFNVPFDKVIELDPGKAIIVKKDGKTSINKIIEPLERKACSFERIYFSRGSDAEIYEERKNLGKLIMPQVLKEIDHDTVNTVFSFIPNTAETSFYGMVEAAQDELNKQKNETILSEKDSLTDERLTEILSSRLRTEKLAIKDAKLRTFITEDSSRDDLVAHVYDVTYGVVKHQDNLVIIDDSIVRGTTLKKSIIKMLDRLKPKKIIVVSSAPQIRYPDCYGIDMARLEGLIAFKASLELLKENGNYDLVEQVYEKCKAQENLADEEVQNFVKEIYEGFSDQEISDKIAELLIDDTVNADIKIIYQTVDNLHVACPKNLGDWYFTGDYPTIGGNRVVNKAFINFFEGKDERAY; from the coding sequence ATGAGTGATGCCTTAAAACATGAATGCGGAATAGCATTTATTAGATTATTAAAACCATTAGAGTATTATAAAGAGAAATACGGAAGTGCATTTTATGGAGTAAATAAAATGTATCTGATGATGGAAAAGCAGCATAATCGCGGACAAGATGGAGCGGGATTCGCTAGTATTAAATTAGACACACCTCCTGGAGAACGATACATAAGTAGAGTTCGTTCAAGTGAATCGCAACCAATTCAAGATATTTTTTCGCAAATTAATGATAGAATTAATAAAGAATTGGTAGAACATCCTGAGTATGCTGATGATGTTGATCTACAGAAAAAAAACATTCCTTATATAGGAGAGGTTTTATTAGGTCACGTTCGTTATGGTACATTTGGTAAAAATAGTGTAGAAAGCGTACATCCTTTTTTAAGACAAAACAACTGGATGCATCGTAACCTGATCGTAGCGGGTAATTTTAATATGACTAATAATAATGTGCTATTTGATAATTTAGTACGATTAGGTCAGCACCCTAAGGATCATGTGGATACTGTTACCGTAATGGAAAAAATTGGTCACTTTTTGGATTCTGAAGTTGCCAAATTGTATAAGAAGCTTAAAAAGGAAGGCTATAGTAAAGTAGATGCCTCACCTGAAATTGTAGAAAGATTAAATGTTGTCAAAATCCTTAAGAAATCATCTAGAGATTGGGATGGAGGTTATGCTATGGCTGGAATGTTAGGTCATGGGGATGCTTTTGTTCTTAGAGATCCTGCAGGAATAAGACCGGCTTATTATTATCAAGATGATGAAGTAGTTGTTGTGGCTTCTGAAAGACCTGTAATTCAAACAGTGTTTAATGTTCCATTTGATAAGGTTATAGAATTAGATCCAGGAAAAGCTATTATCGTTAAAAAAGATGGAAAAACATCTATAAATAAAATTATTGAGCCATTAGAAAGAAAAGCTTGTTCTTTTGAACGTATTTATTTTTCAAGAGGAAGTGATGCAGAAATTTATGAAGAAAGAAAGAATCTTGGTAAGCTAATTATGCCGCAAGTATTAAAGGAAATAGATCACGATACTGTAAACACTGTTTTTTCTTTTATACCTAACACCGCGGAAACATCTTTCTACGGTATGGTAGAAGCTGCGCAAGATGAATTAAATAAACAAAAAAATGAAACCATACTTTCTGAGAAAGATTCGTTAACTGACGAGCGATTGACAGAAATACTTTCTTCTAGATTGAGAACTGAAAAATTAGCTATTAAAGATGCGAAGCTACGTACATTTATTACAGAAGATAGTAGTAGAGATGATTTAGTAGCTCACGTTTATGATGTTACATATGGAGTAGTGAAACATCAGGACAATCTGGTAATAATAGACGATAGTATCGTAAGAGGAACGACCTTAAAGAAGAGTATTATCAAAATGCTCGACAGGTTAAAACCTAAAAAAATTATAGTTGTTTCTTCCGCTCCTCAGATTCGTTATCCGGATTGTTACGGAATCGATATGGCGCGATTAGAAGGGCTTATTGCTTTTAAGGCTTCATTAGAATTGTTAAAAGAAAATGGTAATTATGATCTAGTAGAGCAAGTGTATGAAAAGTGTAAAGCGCAAGAGAACCTAGCAGATGAAGAAGTTCAGAATTTTGTAAAAGAGATATATGAAGGTTTTTCTGATCAAGAAATAAGCGATAAAATAGCTGAGTTACTAATTGATGATACAGTCAATGCGGATATAAAAATTATTTATCAAACTGTAGATAATCTTCATGTTGCTTGCCCTAAGAATTTAGGAGATTGGTATTTTACAGGTGATTACCCAACCATAGGAGGGAATAGAGTCGTAAATAAAGCGTTTATAAATTTTTTCGAAGGGAAAGATGAACGTGCGTACTAA
- a CDS encoding S9 family peptidase, whose translation MIIEKKDIIIEGKHQKPILMDVFYDDQKKEQPIIIFCHGYKGFKDWGAWDLVANTFAEAGFFFVKFNFSHNGGTIQQPIDFPDLEAFGNNNYIKELDDLTSVLDYIIAPNFEYKQLVNQDNVTLIGHSRAGGITTIKTSEDARITKLITWAGVSDYEQRFPKGTAFQTWKNEGIYYIENGRTKQQMPHYFQFYTSFIENKERLTISDAMKKIEVPHLIVHGTADTTVSLKEAENLHSWSPKSELFLVKGADHVFGAKHPWKQKEMPKDLATITEKSIAFAIL comes from the coding sequence ATGATTATAGAGAAAAAGGATATAATTATAGAAGGAAAACATCAAAAACCAATTCTTATGGATGTTTTTTATGATGATCAGAAAAAAGAACAGCCTATAATTATATTTTGTCACGGATATAAGGGATTTAAAGATTGGGGAGCTTGGGATCTGGTAGCTAACACCTTTGCAGAGGCGGGATTTTTCTTCGTGAAGTTTAACTTTTCTCATAATGGAGGGACCATACAGCAGCCAATAGATTTTCCTGATTTAGAGGCTTTTGGTAATAACAACTATATAAAAGAACTAGATGATCTAACATCTGTTTTGGACTATATTATTGCTCCTAATTTCGAATACAAACAATTGGTAAATCAGGATAATGTTACGCTCATAGGGCATTCTCGAGCAGGTGGGATTACAACGATCAAAACCTCAGAAGACGCTAGAATTACAAAATTAATTACTTGGGCTGGTGTCTCGGATTATGAACAAAGATTCCCGAAAGGAACAGCGTTTCAAACCTGGAAAAATGAAGGAATATATTATATTGAGAATGGTAGAACCAAACAACAGATGCCACACTATTTTCAATTTTACACTTCATTTATTGAAAACAAAGAAAGACTTACTATTTCCGATGCAATGAAGAAAATAGAAGTTCCGCATTTAATAGTGCACGGTACGGCGGATACTACTGTTAGCTTAAAAGAAGCTGAAAATTTACATAGTTGGAGCCCCAAAAGTGAGTTGTTTTTGGTAAAAGGAGCAGATCATGTTTTTGGGGCAAAGCATCCCTGGAAACAAAAAGAAATGCCTAAAGATCTAGCAACAATTACTGAAAAATCCATAGCATTTGCAATACTTTAA